Proteins encoded within one genomic window of Empedobacter falsenii:
- the rfbC gene encoding dTDP-4-dehydrorhamnose 3,5-epimerase gives MKATETKLKGCFILEPTVFEDSRGYFFEAYHEDKMEEILGYKPTFVQDNQSNSSYGVVRGLHMQAGEHSQAKLVRVVEGAVIDVAVDVRPGSETYGQSVAVELSADNKRQLFIPRGFLHGFSVISESATFLYKCDNGYNKASEDGVYPLDQEIGIDWGVPSDKMIISDKDQEAQSFQTFQTK, from the coding sequence ATGAAAGCGACAGAAACTAAATTAAAAGGTTGTTTTATTTTAGAACCAACAGTTTTTGAAGATTCGAGAGGATATTTCTTCGAAGCGTATCATGAAGATAAAATGGAAGAAATATTGGGCTATAAACCAACTTTTGTTCAAGATAATCAATCTAATTCATCTTACGGAGTTGTTCGTGGTTTACATATGCAAGCGGGAGAGCATTCGCAGGCAAAGCTGGTTCGTGTTGTAGAAGGTGCTGTGATTGATGTTGCAGTTGATGTTCGTCCTGGTTCTGAAACATATGGACAATCAGTTGCAGTTGAATTATCTGCTGATAACAAAAGACAATTGTTTATTCCAAGAGGATTTTTACATGGTTTTTCTGTTATTTCTGAATCAGCGACATTTTTATATAAATGTGACAATGGCTATAATAAAGCCTCTGAAGATGGAGTTTATCCATTAGATCAAGAAATTGGAATTGATTGGGGGGTTCCTTCAGATAAAATGATTATTTCTGATAAAGATCAAGAAGCGCAATCATTTCAAACATTTCAAACAAAATAA
- the rfbA gene encoding glucose-1-phosphate thymidylyltransferase RfbA, whose amino-acid sequence MKGIILAGGSGTRLHPLTLAVSKQLMPVYDKPMIYYPLSTLMLAGINEILIISTPHDLPHFEKLLGDGSQIGCKFSYKEQPSPDGLAQAFILGEEFIGDDKVALILGDNIFYASGMSKLLQDSANPDGGVVFAYQVSDPERYGVVEFNEKNEVVSIEEKPSEPKSNYAVPGLYFYDNDVVEIAKNIKPSPRGELEITDINAEYLKRGKLKVGVFNRGTAWLDTGTINSLMQAGQFVQVIEERQGMKIGAIEEVAYRMGYIDKQQLEKIAEPLRKSGYGEYLIRIIK is encoded by the coding sequence TTGAAAGGAATAATTTTAGCTGGAGGATCTGGTACAAGGTTGCATCCATTAACATTAGCGGTTAGTAAACAGTTAATGCCAGTATATGATAAACCAATGATCTATTATCCATTATCAACTTTGATGTTGGCAGGGATTAATGAAATATTGATTATTTCTACGCCTCATGATTTACCACATTTTGAAAAATTATTAGGTGACGGATCGCAAATAGGATGTAAATTTTCTTATAAAGAACAACCAAGTCCAGATGGTTTAGCGCAAGCTTTTATTTTAGGAGAAGAGTTTATTGGAGATGATAAAGTAGCATTAATTTTAGGAGATAATATTTTCTACGCATCTGGAATGTCAAAACTATTGCAAGATTCTGCAAACCCTGACGGAGGAGTGGTTTTTGCTTACCAAGTTTCTGATCCAGAACGTTATGGAGTAGTAGAGTTTAATGAGAAGAATGAAGTAGTTTCTATCGAAGAAAAACCTTCTGAACCTAAATCAAATTATGCAGTTCCTGGATTATATTTTTATGACAATGATGTGGTAGAAATAGCTAAAAATATCAAACCATCTCCTCGTGGAGAATTAGAAATTACAGATATCAATGCTGAATATCTTAAAAGAGGTAAATTGAAAGTTGGTGTTTTCAACCGTGGTACAGCATGGTTAGATACAGGTACAATCAATTCGTTAATGCAAGCTGGACAATTTGTTCAAGTAATTGAAGAACGTCAAGGAATGAAAATTGGTGCGATTGAAGAAGTAGCTTATCGTATGGGTTATATTGACAAGCAGCAATTAGAAAAAATTGCAGAACCATTACGTAAAAGTGGGTATGGGGAGTATCTGATTAGAATAATAAAATAA